In the genome of Asterias amurensis chromosome 16, ASM3211899v1, one region contains:
- the LOC139948673 gene encoding ras-associated and pleckstrin homology domains-containing protein 1-like isoform X3, giving the protein MASEEDKNLEDKTVDQDNLSDHSGGDMDAELDSDQEQDLDKMLGTWLGELEIMTKNLDSTIAETPTSPTPPAPAVNDLDNFQFSMLNLEDSPDVDLDALLGDLCQMEQSLNAQMDSCDANSNANSNSIPHFPSYNYTSSTDAASITQPPPVIHTVPATPPSFVPSPPSFTPDDTLPPPPTPTSSNEIVDQMPLPPPPSADTPDSEPSTPPPPPQQMVIPPPPSVVTAPPTSQKTPPESLAIQTREGVSPAKDFSPLKPSFLSPRSPLGQQTPYSMSVRVKLQDFEAQLASDSTLTEEEKASKLKAEKIKIALEKLKKARVQKLIIRVYGDDGSSKTMFADETMTCRQVVHILVEKNHLDERADWAVVEQIPDLYMERVLEDQEHLVTDILLHWKRDSTSRLLFTERREKYAVFRNPQNFLLSTHTSQVATEFAEKSKQTLIDEFFSEGRQGVPEIEGPLYLKAEGKKSWKKYFFILRASGIYYTPKGKSKSSKDLVCLVQFEHVNVYSGIGWKKKFKAPSDHCFALKHPQIQQKSKYIKYLSAEDYRTCQRWMAGIRIAKYGRVMLDNYIETQREMVDYSSSIESMSTSSLGDSSSISSMHSSVSNHSTQSSLGSGVSPSGSTLSVPPMQASINPARQGSMGNMFASAWKKGREKESQVDSPNMDRYNSPAQGERIPDEGTFQFKPPLVKPSQPPTQPSQPKDSPIDNDMERTLMELEMNLARDQESAQQVLAPQVSLPPSIKTNLNNSNARPVHVKVTARNSDAVTVKVTPQPSNGGTRHEPRSCPPPTAPKPHTTTTTPCISSTNQISPSAETNLKQTSSIISSRPRETNLVRSESKRVQFKEVLEENIPVRGRAAEKEPIASPPNSPLKPILNTTPAPPSSPHPTSTFSPLSSPSQPLHSASNTFHSTFSSPHTTNINKTHQPASGGLTNMVRQPRALPVMPPQSNGYGHVQQATPQQAPPRTTRVELTNQRGHQHVPWSRMQYSI; this is encoded by the exons GGTCGACCAGGATAATCTAAGTGACCACTCCGGCGGCGACATGGACGCCGAACTGGACAGCGATCAGGAGCAGGATTTGGACAAGATGCTCGGGACTTGGCTCGGGGAGCTGGAGATAATGACCAAG AATTTAGACAGCACCATAGCTGAGACGCCCACTTCTCCCACACCGCCAGCGCCTGCGGTTAACGATTTGGACAACTTCCAGTTCTCCATGCTCAATCTTGAAG ATTCCCCCGATGTCGACCTCGACGCCCTCTTGGGCGACCTTTGTCAAATGGAGCAGAGCCTCAATGCGCAGATGGACAGCTGCGACGCAAACAGCAACGCCAACAGCAACTCAATACCACATTTCCCCAGTTACAACTACACTAGTAGCACGGACGCAGCGTCTATAACTCAACCCCCGCCGGTCATCCACACAGTGCCAGCGACGCCCCCGAGTTTCGTTCCATCGCCACCTAGCTTCACTCCGGACGATACCTTACCCCCTCCTCCAACCCCAACATCATCAAACGAAATCGTCGATCAAATGCCGCTACCCCCACCCCCATCAGCTGACACCCCGGACAGTGAGCCATCTacgccccctcccccaccccaacAGATGGTCATACCACCCCCACCGTCTGTCGTCACAGCGCCCCCAACCTCGCAGAAAACACCCCCTGAATCTTTAGCGATACAAACGAGAGAGGGAGTGTCTCCAGCGAAGGACTTCTCTCCTCTTAAGCCGAGCTTCTTGAGCCCTCGATCCCCACTCGGTCAACAAACACCA TATTCCATGAGTGTTCGAGTCAAGCTTCAAGACTTTGAGGCCCAGCTAGCGAGCGACTCTACCCTGACGGAGGAGGAGAAAGCCTCCAAGTTGAAGGCCGAGAAGATCAAGATTGCCCTGGAGAAACTTAAGAAGGCCCGGGTACAGAAG CTGATTATCAGGGTTTATGGCGATGACGGGAGTTCCAAGACCATGTTTGCAGACGAGACGATGACGTGCCGGCAAGTCGTCCACATCTTGGTGGAGAAGAACCATCTTGATGAGAGAGCAGACTGGGCTGTTGTGGAACAGATACCTGACCTCTATATGG AGAGAGTTCTGGAAGATCAGGAGCACTTAGTGACCGACATCTTACTGCATTGGAAGCGAGACTCGACGAGTCGACTTCTGTTTACTGAAAGAAGGGAGAAGTATGCAGTTTTCAGAAACCCACAG AATTTCCTTCTGTCGACCCACACATCCCAAGTTGCGACAGAGTTTGCCGAGAAGTCCAAGCAGACGTTGATTGATGAATTCTTCTCTGAGGGAAGACAGGGCGTGCCTGAGATTGAGGGACCTCTGTACCTTAAAGCCGAGGGCAAGAAATCTTGGAAGAAATACTTCTTCATCCTCAGAGCGTCTGGGATTTATTACACTCCAAAAGGAAAGTCTAAG TCGTCTAAGGATTTGGTGTGCTTGGTGCAGTTTGAACATGTGAACGTCTACAGTGGAATAGGTTGGAAGAAGAAGTTCAAGGCTCCGTCTGACCACTGCTTTGCTCTCAAG CATCCACAAATCCAACAGAAGTCGAAGTACATCAAGTACCTGTCGGCCGAGGATTACCGCACCTGTCAACGATGGATGGCTGGAATCAGGATTGCAAAG TACGGACGAGTAATGCTGGATAACTACATAGAGACTCAGCGTGAGATGGTCGACTACTCATCAAGTATCGAGAGTATGTCAACGAGCAGCCTTGGTGATAGCTCATCTATCTCCAGTATGCACTCGAGCGTCAGCAATCACAGTACTCAAAGCTCACTCG GTTCTGGTGTGAGTCCGAGTGGCAGCACACTGAGCGTTCCTCCGATGCAGGCGAGCATTAATCCAGCACGACAAGGCAGTATGGGTAATATGTTTGCCAGCGCCTGGAAGAAAGGAAGAGAAAAGGAAAGCCAAGTGGACTCCCCTAACATG GATCGTTACAATTCACCCGCACAAGGAGAAAGGATTCCTGATGAG GGAACCTTCCAGTTTAAACCTCCTCTGGTCAAACCCTCTCAGCCTCCAACTCAGCCGTCCCAACCCAAAGACTCCCCCATCGATAACGACATGGAGCGAACCCTGATGGAACTGGAAATGAACCTGGCTCGCGACCAAGAGTCTGCCCAACAGGTACTAGCACCGCAGGTGTCGTTACCCCCCTCTATCAAGACAAATCTGAACAACTCCAATGCCCGGCCAGTCCATGTCAAGGTCACGGCTAGAAATTCAGACGCGGTGACTGTAAAAGTCACCCCGCAACCTTCAAACGGGGGCACAAGACACGAGCCACGGAGCTGCCCGCCTCCCACTGCTCCCAAACCTCATACTACCACCACTACTCCTTGCATTTCATCCACTAACCAAATCTCGCCAAGCGCGGAAACGAACCTTAAACAGACCTCTTCTATTATAAGTTCAAGGCCGAGGGAAACGAACCTCGTAAGGAGCGAAAGTAAGAGGGTTCAGTTTAAGGAGGTCTTGGAGGAAAACATCCCAGTCCGAGGCAGAGCTGCCGAAAAGGAGCCAATTGCATCCCCGCCCAATTCCCCGTTGAAGCCTATCTTGAATACAACTCCCGCCCCGCCCTCCTCACCGCATCCCACCTCCACCTTCTCACCCCTCTCCTCCCCGTCTCAACCCCTTCACTCCGCCTCAAACACCTTCCACTCAACCTTCTCATCACCTCACACCACTAACATTAACAAAACTCATCAACCAGCGAGTGGAGGGTTGACAAATATGGTGAGACAACCCAGGGCACTACCCGTCATGCCACCCCAGAGTAACGGTTACGGTCACGTTCAGCAGGCAACTCCGCAGCAAGCACCTCCAAG GACAACGAGAGTTGAGTTGACCAATCAAAGAGGCCATCAGCATGTGCCGTGGTCTCGCATGCAGTATTCCATCTAG
- the LOC139948673 gene encoding ras-associated and pleckstrin homology domains-containing protein 1-like isoform X4 has protein sequence MDAELDSDQEQDLDKMLGTWLGELEIMTKNLDSTIAETPTSPTPPAPAVNDLDNFQFSMLNLEVARNNDTNSQDSPDVDLDALLGDLCQMEQSLNAQMDSCDANSNANSNSIPHFPSYNYTSSTDAASITQPPPVIHTVPATPPSFVPSPPSFTPDDTLPPPPTPTSSNEIVDQMPLPPPPSADTPDSEPSTPPPPPQQMVIPPPPSVVTAPPTSQKTPPESLAIQTREGVSPAKDFSPLKPSFLSPRSPLGQQTPYSMSVRVKLQDFEAQLASDSTLTEEEKASKLKAEKIKIALEKLKKARVQKLIIRVYGDDGSSKTMFADETMTCRQVVHILVEKNHLDERADWAVVEQIPDLYMERVLEDQEHLVTDILLHWKRDSTSRLLFTERREKYAVFRNPQNFLLSTHTSQVATEFAEKSKQTLIDEFFSEGRQGVPEIEGPLYLKAEGKKSWKKYFFILRASGIYYTPKGKSKSSKDLVCLVQFEHVNVYSGIGWKKKFKAPSDHCFALKHPQIQQKSKYIKYLSAEDYRTCQRWMAGIRIAKYGRVMLDNYIETQREMVDYSSSIESMSTSSLGDSSSISSMHSSVSNHSTQSSLGSGVSPSGSTLSVPPMQASINPARQGSMGNMFASAWKKGREKESQVDSPNMDRYNSPAQGERIPDEGTFQFKPPLVKPSQPPTQPSQPKDSPIDNDMERTLMELEMNLARDQESAQQVLAPQVSLPPSIKTNLNNSNARPVHVKVTARNSDAVTVKVTPQPSNGGTRHEPRSCPPPTAPKPHTTTTTPCISSTNQISPSAETNLKQTSSIISSRPRETNLVRSESKRVQFKEVLEENIPVRGRAAEKEPIASPPNSPLKPILNTTPAPPSSPHPTSTFSPLSSPSQPLHSASNTFHSTFSSPHTTNINKTHQPASGGLTNMVRQPRALPVMPPQSNGYGHVQQATPQQAPPRTTRVELTNQRGHQHVPWSRMQYSI, from the exons ATGGACGCCGAACTGGACAGCGATCAGGAGCAGGATTTGGACAAGATGCTCGGGACTTGGCTCGGGGAGCTGGAGATAATGACCAAG AATTTAGACAGCACCATAGCTGAGACGCCCACTTCTCCCACACCGCCAGCGCCTGCGGTTAACGATTTGGACAACTTCCAGTTCTCCATGCTCAATCTTGAAG TTGCAAGAAACAACGACACCAACTCGCAAG ATTCCCCCGATGTCGACCTCGACGCCCTCTTGGGCGACCTTTGTCAAATGGAGCAGAGCCTCAATGCGCAGATGGACAGCTGCGACGCAAACAGCAACGCCAACAGCAACTCAATACCACATTTCCCCAGTTACAACTACACTAGTAGCACGGACGCAGCGTCTATAACTCAACCCCCGCCGGTCATCCACACAGTGCCAGCGACGCCCCCGAGTTTCGTTCCATCGCCACCTAGCTTCACTCCGGACGATACCTTACCCCCTCCTCCAACCCCAACATCATCAAACGAAATCGTCGATCAAATGCCGCTACCCCCACCCCCATCAGCTGACACCCCGGACAGTGAGCCATCTacgccccctcccccaccccaacAGATGGTCATACCACCCCCACCGTCTGTCGTCACAGCGCCCCCAACCTCGCAGAAAACACCCCCTGAATCTTTAGCGATACAAACGAGAGAGGGAGTGTCTCCAGCGAAGGACTTCTCTCCTCTTAAGCCGAGCTTCTTGAGCCCTCGATCCCCACTCGGTCAACAAACACCA TATTCCATGAGTGTTCGAGTCAAGCTTCAAGACTTTGAGGCCCAGCTAGCGAGCGACTCTACCCTGACGGAGGAGGAGAAAGCCTCCAAGTTGAAGGCCGAGAAGATCAAGATTGCCCTGGAGAAACTTAAGAAGGCCCGGGTACAGAAG CTGATTATCAGGGTTTATGGCGATGACGGGAGTTCCAAGACCATGTTTGCAGACGAGACGATGACGTGCCGGCAAGTCGTCCACATCTTGGTGGAGAAGAACCATCTTGATGAGAGAGCAGACTGGGCTGTTGTGGAACAGATACCTGACCTCTATATGG AGAGAGTTCTGGAAGATCAGGAGCACTTAGTGACCGACATCTTACTGCATTGGAAGCGAGACTCGACGAGTCGACTTCTGTTTACTGAAAGAAGGGAGAAGTATGCAGTTTTCAGAAACCCACAG AATTTCCTTCTGTCGACCCACACATCCCAAGTTGCGACAGAGTTTGCCGAGAAGTCCAAGCAGACGTTGATTGATGAATTCTTCTCTGAGGGAAGACAGGGCGTGCCTGAGATTGAGGGACCTCTGTACCTTAAAGCCGAGGGCAAGAAATCTTGGAAGAAATACTTCTTCATCCTCAGAGCGTCTGGGATTTATTACACTCCAAAAGGAAAGTCTAAG TCGTCTAAGGATTTGGTGTGCTTGGTGCAGTTTGAACATGTGAACGTCTACAGTGGAATAGGTTGGAAGAAGAAGTTCAAGGCTCCGTCTGACCACTGCTTTGCTCTCAAG CATCCACAAATCCAACAGAAGTCGAAGTACATCAAGTACCTGTCGGCCGAGGATTACCGCACCTGTCAACGATGGATGGCTGGAATCAGGATTGCAAAG TACGGACGAGTAATGCTGGATAACTACATAGAGACTCAGCGTGAGATGGTCGACTACTCATCAAGTATCGAGAGTATGTCAACGAGCAGCCTTGGTGATAGCTCATCTATCTCCAGTATGCACTCGAGCGTCAGCAATCACAGTACTCAAAGCTCACTCG GTTCTGGTGTGAGTCCGAGTGGCAGCACACTGAGCGTTCCTCCGATGCAGGCGAGCATTAATCCAGCACGACAAGGCAGTATGGGTAATATGTTTGCCAGCGCCTGGAAGAAAGGAAGAGAAAAGGAAAGCCAAGTGGACTCCCCTAACATG GATCGTTACAATTCACCCGCACAAGGAGAAAGGATTCCTGATGAG GGAACCTTCCAGTTTAAACCTCCTCTGGTCAAACCCTCTCAGCCTCCAACTCAGCCGTCCCAACCCAAAGACTCCCCCATCGATAACGACATGGAGCGAACCCTGATGGAACTGGAAATGAACCTGGCTCGCGACCAAGAGTCTGCCCAACAGGTACTAGCACCGCAGGTGTCGTTACCCCCCTCTATCAAGACAAATCTGAACAACTCCAATGCCCGGCCAGTCCATGTCAAGGTCACGGCTAGAAATTCAGACGCGGTGACTGTAAAAGTCACCCCGCAACCTTCAAACGGGGGCACAAGACACGAGCCACGGAGCTGCCCGCCTCCCACTGCTCCCAAACCTCATACTACCACCACTACTCCTTGCATTTCATCCACTAACCAAATCTCGCCAAGCGCGGAAACGAACCTTAAACAGACCTCTTCTATTATAAGTTCAAGGCCGAGGGAAACGAACCTCGTAAGGAGCGAAAGTAAGAGGGTTCAGTTTAAGGAGGTCTTGGAGGAAAACATCCCAGTCCGAGGCAGAGCTGCCGAAAAGGAGCCAATTGCATCCCCGCCCAATTCCCCGTTGAAGCCTATCTTGAATACAACTCCCGCCCCGCCCTCCTCACCGCATCCCACCTCCACCTTCTCACCCCTCTCCTCCCCGTCTCAACCCCTTCACTCCGCCTCAAACACCTTCCACTCAACCTTCTCATCACCTCACACCACTAACATTAACAAAACTCATCAACCAGCGAGTGGAGGGTTGACAAATATGGTGAGACAACCCAGGGCACTACCCGTCATGCCACCCCAGAGTAACGGTTACGGTCACGTTCAGCAGGCAACTCCGCAGCAAGCACCTCCAAG GACAACGAGAGTTGAGTTGACCAATCAAAGAGGCCATCAGCATGTGCCGTGGTCTCGCATGCAGTATTCCATCTAG
- the LOC139948673 gene encoding ras-associated and pleckstrin homology domains-containing protein 1-like isoform X5, producing the protein MASEEDKNLEDKTVDQDNLSDHSGGDMDAELDSDQEQDLDKMLGTWLGELEIMTKNLDSTIAETPTSPTPPAPAVNDLDNFQFSMLNLEVARNNDTNSQDSPDVDLDALLGDLCQMEQSLNAQMDSCDANSNANSNSIPHFPSYNYTSSTDAASITQPPPVIHTVPATPPSFVPSPPSFTPDDTLPPPPTPTSSNEIVDQMPLPPPPSADTPDSEPSTPPPPPQQMVIPPPPSVVTAPPTSQKTPPESLAIQTREGVSPAKDFSPLKPSFLSPRSPLGQQTPYSMSVRVKLQDFEAQLASDSTLTEEEKASKLKAEKIKIALEKLKKARVQKLIIRVYGDDGSSKTMFADETMTCRQVVHILVEKNHLDERADWAVVEQIPDLYMERVLEDQEHLVTDILLHWKRDSTSRLLFTERREKYAVFRNPQNFLLSTHTSQVATEFAEKSKQTLIDEFFSEGRQGVPEIEGPLYLKAEGKKSWKKYFFILRASGIYYTPKGKSKSSKDLVCLVQFEHVNVYSGIGWKKKFKAPSDHCFALKHPQIQQKSKYIKYLSAEDYRTCQRWMAGIRIAKYGRVMLDNYIETQREMVDYSSSIESMSTSSLGDSSSISSMHSSVSNHSTQSSLGSGVSPSGSTLSVPPMQASINPARQGSMGNMFASAWKKGREKESQVDSPNMDRYNSPAQGERIPDEGTFQFKPPLVKPSQPPTQPSQPKDSPIDNDMERTLMELEMNLARDQESAQQDNES; encoded by the exons GGTCGACCAGGATAATCTAAGTGACCACTCCGGCGGCGACATGGACGCCGAACTGGACAGCGATCAGGAGCAGGATTTGGACAAGATGCTCGGGACTTGGCTCGGGGAGCTGGAGATAATGACCAAG AATTTAGACAGCACCATAGCTGAGACGCCCACTTCTCCCACACCGCCAGCGCCTGCGGTTAACGATTTGGACAACTTCCAGTTCTCCATGCTCAATCTTGAAG TTGCAAGAAACAACGACACCAACTCGCAAG ATTCCCCCGATGTCGACCTCGACGCCCTCTTGGGCGACCTTTGTCAAATGGAGCAGAGCCTCAATGCGCAGATGGACAGCTGCGACGCAAACAGCAACGCCAACAGCAACTCAATACCACATTTCCCCAGTTACAACTACACTAGTAGCACGGACGCAGCGTCTATAACTCAACCCCCGCCGGTCATCCACACAGTGCCAGCGACGCCCCCGAGTTTCGTTCCATCGCCACCTAGCTTCACTCCGGACGATACCTTACCCCCTCCTCCAACCCCAACATCATCAAACGAAATCGTCGATCAAATGCCGCTACCCCCACCCCCATCAGCTGACACCCCGGACAGTGAGCCATCTacgccccctcccccaccccaacAGATGGTCATACCACCCCCACCGTCTGTCGTCACAGCGCCCCCAACCTCGCAGAAAACACCCCCTGAATCTTTAGCGATACAAACGAGAGAGGGAGTGTCTCCAGCGAAGGACTTCTCTCCTCTTAAGCCGAGCTTCTTGAGCCCTCGATCCCCACTCGGTCAACAAACACCA TATTCCATGAGTGTTCGAGTCAAGCTTCAAGACTTTGAGGCCCAGCTAGCGAGCGACTCTACCCTGACGGAGGAGGAGAAAGCCTCCAAGTTGAAGGCCGAGAAGATCAAGATTGCCCTGGAGAAACTTAAGAAGGCCCGGGTACAGAAG CTGATTATCAGGGTTTATGGCGATGACGGGAGTTCCAAGACCATGTTTGCAGACGAGACGATGACGTGCCGGCAAGTCGTCCACATCTTGGTGGAGAAGAACCATCTTGATGAGAGAGCAGACTGGGCTGTTGTGGAACAGATACCTGACCTCTATATGG AGAGAGTTCTGGAAGATCAGGAGCACTTAGTGACCGACATCTTACTGCATTGGAAGCGAGACTCGACGAGTCGACTTCTGTTTACTGAAAGAAGGGAGAAGTATGCAGTTTTCAGAAACCCACAG AATTTCCTTCTGTCGACCCACACATCCCAAGTTGCGACAGAGTTTGCCGAGAAGTCCAAGCAGACGTTGATTGATGAATTCTTCTCTGAGGGAAGACAGGGCGTGCCTGAGATTGAGGGACCTCTGTACCTTAAAGCCGAGGGCAAGAAATCTTGGAAGAAATACTTCTTCATCCTCAGAGCGTCTGGGATTTATTACACTCCAAAAGGAAAGTCTAAG TCGTCTAAGGATTTGGTGTGCTTGGTGCAGTTTGAACATGTGAACGTCTACAGTGGAATAGGTTGGAAGAAGAAGTTCAAGGCTCCGTCTGACCACTGCTTTGCTCTCAAG CATCCACAAATCCAACAGAAGTCGAAGTACATCAAGTACCTGTCGGCCGAGGATTACCGCACCTGTCAACGATGGATGGCTGGAATCAGGATTGCAAAG TACGGACGAGTAATGCTGGATAACTACATAGAGACTCAGCGTGAGATGGTCGACTACTCATCAAGTATCGAGAGTATGTCAACGAGCAGCCTTGGTGATAGCTCATCTATCTCCAGTATGCACTCGAGCGTCAGCAATCACAGTACTCAAAGCTCACTCG GTTCTGGTGTGAGTCCGAGTGGCAGCACACTGAGCGTTCCTCCGATGCAGGCGAGCATTAATCCAGCACGACAAGGCAGTATGGGTAATATGTTTGCCAGCGCCTGGAAGAAAGGAAGAGAAAAGGAAAGCCAAGTGGACTCCCCTAACATG GATCGTTACAATTCACCCGCACAAGGAGAAAGGATTCCTGATGAG GGAACCTTCCAGTTTAAACCTCCTCTGGTCAAACCCTCTCAGCCTCCAACTCAGCCGTCCCAACCCAAAGACTCCCCCATCGATAACGACATGGAGCGAACCCTGATGGAACTGGAAATGAACCTGGCTCGCGACCAAGAGTCTGCCCAACAG GACAACGAGAGTTGA